TCCGGTGTATTTACGTTATATTCAACAACAACAAACTGAACGACGAGATATTAAACTCGGGCCTAAAGAGCTCAATAATCACGCTGTAACACAATTCAATAAAGGTCAGCTCAATACGGCGCTTGAAGCCTTCAGCCAAGCATTTAGGATCATGCCTAAAAATGCCAGCATCGCTTTAAATCTACTGCAATGTTTATTCGATACTAATAACCAAGGCCAATCATTTAATTTAGCGCTGGCGAAAAAATGTTTTGCTTTGCTAGATGCACAAACATTAGAAGATGAACAAGCAATCCGCTTTGAAAAAATTAAAGCTCTGGCTGCAAAGTTAAAAATTAAGCTTGCTGAGTAATTGCGTATGGCATCTTCTTTTTTTAATTTTAAAAAGCCCCTCCTAAGCGTTGCGCTTTTATTCTTTTGCCAATACAGCTTTGCCTCAGCAACATTACAACATTGGCAACAAGCCAGTATTAATTGGCAAAGTGAAGCAGGTAGCCATATCAATATTTTGGCTGATGAGCAGCCTGCATTTATGGCGTTAAAACCCTACATTCCTTTATTTGAGCAGCTAACAGGAATTTCTGTTGGCTTTCATGCTTTGGAACAATCACAAATGCGTGTTCGTCGCCATCAAGACTTAACCGAAGCTTCAGGGCTTTACGATGTACTGCCGATGGGGATTACCTTTTTAGGCGAAGCGAAAAGCCAAGGCTGGATTGAGCCCTTGCAGCCTTACATTGATAACCCAAAACTGACAGATAAAACTTGGTATCAGTTAGAAGACATTAGTGAACGTAGCCTAGCGCTTTGTAAAATTGATAACACGCTATATTCATTACCGTTTGATTTTTCTGCGCCGATTTATTTTTATCGCAAAGATCTTTTCGAACGTTTTAACTTGGCAGTTCCCGATACCTACGAGCAACTACAAGCAACCAAAGTTAAGTTACAACGAGAAATCGACCGTACCCCTTCTTTAAATGGTATGCATGCATTTGCCTCACGTACGCTGCCGGGGGCAGGATTAAACACTTGGACTGTGTTACCTGTTATGCGTGCTTATGGCGCTGAAGTTATCGACGCGCAGGGCCAGTCTGTTTTTAATAGCCCTGAAACGGCACAAAGCCTACAAGTGTATCGCGACCTTGTAACAGGGTTCGGCAATCCAGATAACAGCCGCTTACTGCATTTTTATGAAATTCGTCGCCTGTTTAAAGAAGGCCGCCTTGCCTCGGCCTTTTTGGCCTCTCATTTTTATAATGAGATCGATACCGCCGAAGAGTCAGATATTTGGAATAAATGGGAAGCAGCCCCCTTGCCTACTGGTCCAATCGCCAGAGAAACATCTCCTTGGGCATGGGCATTTGCAATTAATAGCAAATCAACTAACAAAGATGCTGCATGGTTATTTATTCAATGGGCAACCAGTGAGCAGACCGCCGCACTACTTAGTACAGGTGGCTCACTGCCTAGACAAAAAGTGTGGCACGAAAAGCTGTTTACTCTCGTAAACAAACCTGGCTTTAATAAAGCCATGTTATGGGTGTTTGAGCATGCAACGCCTGATCGCCTTCAGGCTGGCATGGTAGAGTTCCCTGTTATTGGCGAGATTATTTCGCAAACCTTTAGCCAAATTTTCTATGGTGCAGATATAAAACAATCAATCAAAAGCACTGACGAAAAAATAAACGCTAATATGCAAGCATTAAAAGCACGGAGCAATATTGAGCAATGAGAATTAGTATTGCCCACAAAATTTTAATGATCATTGGCTTTACCATTACTCTTATTTTAGGGGCAAGTACGTCGTTGCATGTAATGGAGCTAAAAGAGCAAACACTTTTGAACATGAGTGAAAAAGCCGATGCGATTGTCTCGCCCATGTTGTCAGAAATAAACAGCCTCACAAAAGACAATACCGTGGGGAGTTGGGTGCTTAAAATTCAGGGTATTACATTAAAAAATATTTTAAAAAATAATACCTTTGATGATTTAAAAACGATTTACTTTATCGACCAAAATAATTTTATCGCTGCACACCCAGATAACAGTAAAGTAGATACCCTAGAAACTAACCAAGTGCTGCTAAAACAGCTCAACCCTAAGCAAAATGCCATTGTAGCCATGGATCAGCAATATGCTGTTGCTGTGCCAATTAGCAATTTTCAGGGGGAAAACATCGGTTACGTTATCGTAAGCTTTTCAGATAAAGACTTAGCGTTAAAGACTAAATCGATTATTAGTAATGCGGTTTCGCTGTTTGCTATTTACTTGTTAACCGCACTTATCATCGCCTATATCATTATTCGCCGTATTATTTTGCAGCCCATTGATCAGCTCGTGGAGTTTTCTCATGCTGTGACCACAGGTGATTTAAACTGCCCTATAAATATAAAAAGCCAAGATGAAATAGGTACCCTCGCTAGTGGCTTTAAAATGATGCGTGCTGCGGTTAGGCAGCAGATCAACAGCATGCATGAACAACATAGCTTGCTTGAAGACACAGTTGCAAAGCGTACTCAAGAGTACCTTGATGCTAAAGAACAAGCTGAACAATCAAATCAGGCTAAAAGTCGCTTTTTAGCTAATATGTCACATGAATTAAGAACTCCGCTCAATGCAGTGCTAGGTTTTAGCCAATTACTACAAGATAGCGAAACAGATAAAAATAAGCGTCGTTACTTAGAAGCAATATCAATCTCTGGTAATTCACTGCTTAATGTATTGAATGACATTCTCGATTTATCAAAAATCGATGCTGGTAAAATGCAACTCGATATTGAGCGTGTAGAAATCCCTAAAATGTGCCATGAGCTTAATATGATGTTTTTACAACTCAGTGCGCAAAAGGATCTCGATTTACAAATAAGCTCTCACCCAGAGTTAACAACCCCAGTGTTACTTGATAGCAATAAAGTTCGCCAAGTACTAACCAACTTAATCAGTAACGCCATTAAGTTCACTGCACAAGGCAGTGTTAAGGTGTATTTCGATTTTAAAGTCCACGATGACAACAGCAATATTGATATTAATATTCATGTCACAGACACAGGTAAAGGTATTCCTAAAGATCAACAAGATCTTATTTTTAATGACTTTGAACAAGTACAAGGTCAACGTAGTTCGGAGTTTGGTGGAACGGGGTTAGGTCTTGCGATTTCATTGCGTTTTATCAAGTTGATGGGTGGTGAGTTATCGGTGATAAGCGATAAAGATAAAGGCAGTGAGTTTATCGTGTCGTTACCGAACGTTGAATTAGCCGAGTCTAAAAACGAAGTGGAACATCGTAACTACCCTGCTATTTCAAGCTATCATTTTAATCCTGCTCGCATTTTGATTGTTGATGATATTCCTTATAACCGTGACTATTTAGAGTCCTTCTTATCACGTTGGAGCTTTACCGTAGACACGGCTATCAATGGTGAAGATGCCCTTAAAAAAATTGAGCAGCACCAGCCTGATTTAATCATTATGGATTTAAAAATGCCGGTAATGGGCGGGTTAGAGGCAAGTCAGTTAATTCGCAGTGATGATCGCTTCAAGCATATTCCGATTATTGCGGTTACAGCGTCGGTATTAAAAGATGATAAGGCGCAATCCAGTATTTTGACAGACTATATAATTAGTAAGCCAATTCACCGTGAGCACCTTATTTTCATCATTGCTCAATACTTAGATTAGGTAGAGATTAGACACGCATTAGTCGCGTTTTTTCATCGCTATAGCATTCATGCAATAGCGTAAGCCACTTGGCGCTGGACCATCAGGAAATACATGCCCTAAATGTGCATCGCAAACATTACAGACAGCTTCAATACGCTGCATACCATGGCTAGAGTCCGCGATATAGGCAATGCTTTCAACACTGCTAGGCTGAGTAAATGACGGCCAGCCTGTGCCACTATCGAACTTTTCATCGCCATCAAAAAGTAAGTTGTCACAACATACACACGCATATTGACCTGGTTCAAATATCGTACATGAATCAGAGCTGTGCGGACGTTCAGTACCTTTTAAACGGGTAACATAGAATGTATCTTGTTCGAGCTCAGCTTGCCATTCAGATGGCGATTTTTCGACTCGACGTGAAGGTGTTGGGTTACCGTTATGGGCAAACTCTAAAATATCTTGCCAAGTTAACATAGTGCTCCCTCAGGGTTGAATACAACAGTTGCACAGTACATCACAAGCCCTATTAAGGGCAAGCAACGTGCGTCTAGTAATTACTGTGTTTGCAGCCGAATATCTATTTGTGCACGTTCACGCTCAGAAAGTAGCTGTGCTAAATGGCTATTAATTTGGCTGCTATTAACACTCAATACGGCGGTTATCTGCTGTTCATTGACATCCGTTACATGAATGATCCCTTCGCCGATTTCAATCTGCTTAATTTGGCCAATTAATACAAACTCAGCTTTGCGTTTAAAATCGAATAAACCAGCCAGACTTATCAGTGCTAGCTGATTCACATCGCGCTTGAGTAAATCGGCAATGGGATTACGCGCTACAAATAACGGAGTTACCCTATATAAGCTTGATAAAGTAATAAAGCCCCACAACATCACAAACAACGAAAATGCAGCACTGTGCCAAAGTGGCGTAAACACCCATAAAGCAATTAATACCAGCGCGATAGTGAGTGAAATTTTTGCTAAAAGCTTATTAATTGCCAACATAGTGTTGCCCTACTTTTTTTCAATTGGATCTGGCCAATCATTAAAAAAGACCGTCAGATATCTGCTTTTTAATAAATATAACAGTACCCATAACACCAGTACCATTTGGCACGCTAAGAAAAACGAAAACTGATAGTGACTGTGCGCAGCCTGATAGGTTAACCAACTTAAATCTGTGATTGCACACAAAATTAATGGCCAGCGCATAAATCGCCAAATAGACGCGAGACGTTTCGCACTTTCAGCATTTTCTTGAGGTCGGCGTAAACAAAAGATCACCGCCGGTAATAAGGCGATTGCAGCTATGGCAATGGCTGTAAAGAAATCACTTTTCGATTTAAAAAACAGCGACATGATATCTAAATCAGGGCGACGGCTCAGCGCCGCCATAATCCAAATAAAGTAACTGCGTAACAGCACTAATAACGTTAAATGAAACGCTACTGGGGTACGATAAGCACCGTGTTTATCCCAGTATTCTGGACCGTAGCGATTCATATTTGGTTCTTCTTATCGGCAATGATACCAAGTGCCAAAAACGCAGCTGTAAGTGTAAGCGCCAGCCATTTAACACCGAGTAGCATTAGCAGCTTACTTAAAAATGGGGTTACAAACACCACAAGTAAGCCCATGCCAAACCCAGTGACCAACACAAAGCAAAGCACGCGAATAATAAAGTGACGACGCGCTACAAAGCGCTTGGTCACTTTAATAATATCGTTTGCATACAAAGATATAAAACACACCACCAGCAGTAATGAAATATTGTAAAGGTGTGGTTGCAGCCAACTGCCAATTGTTAAAGCAACTGACGACAATGCCTGTAATAGACTATCCATTGTGCTCACTTAAAAGCGCAATAAGGTCAGCCTCAGTTAACACATCAATACCTAAATCTTGTGCTTTGGTTAATTTTGAGCCTGCTTTTTCACCTGCAATAAGCGCATCTGTTTTCGCCGATACACTACCCGATACTTTTGCACCTAACGCTTGTAAACGGGCTTTTGCATCATTACGGTTAAGCTCGCTTAATGTGCCGGTCAGTACGTAAGTTAAGCCCGCTAATGGTTGCGCATCGGCGCTCGGCGCTGCTAATTCTGGCCAGTGAATACCTTGCTCAACCAATGCATTTACAACCGCCATATTGTGCTCTTCGCTAAAGAAGCCACGTACATGCTTGGCAACGATTTCACCTACGTCACTTACTTCAGTTAACGCATCAACGCTTGCTTGAGTGATTTTTTCAAGGGTTAAAAAGTGGTTTGCTAAGTTTTGCGCGGTTGCTTCACCCACTTCGCGAATACCTAACGAGTATAGGAATTTAGCTAAGGTTGTTTGCTTAGCATCTTGCAGCGCATTAACTAAGTTCTTAGCAGATTTAGGGCCCATTCGCTCTAGTGATTCAAAATGGCCTTGTTTAAGGATAAATAAATCAGCAGGCGTTTTGATCAGTTCACGATCAACAAGTTGATCAACAATTTTGTCACCCAAGCCATCAACATCAAGGGCTTTACGTGACGCAAAATGTTTAATTGCTTGCTTACGCTGCGCTTGGCACACTAAACCACCGGTACAACGGGCAACCGCTTCACCTTCAATGCGCTCCACATGTGAGTCACAAATTGGGCAGGTAGCAGGAAATTCAATGTCTTTAGCATCGTCTGGGCGACGTTCAAGGACAACTTGGGTAATTTGTGGAATAACATCACCTGCACGGCGAATAATCACGGTATCGCCAATTTTAACGCCTAAGCGGGCAATTTCATCGCCATTATGAAGCGTTGCGTTAGATACCGTTACGCCACCTACAAATACCGGCTCTAATCGTGCTACAGGGGTAATTGCGCCAGTGCGCCCTACCTGAAACTCAACATCAAGTAATTGGGTAATTTCTTCTTGTGCAGGGAATTTAAAAGCAATTGCCCAGCGCGGCGCACGTGCCACAAAGCCTAAACGCTCTTGTAGTTTTTTGTCGTTTACTTTAATAACCACACCGTCAATTTCGTAGGCAAGGCTACTTCGACGCGTCAAGATATCTTGGTAGTAATCAAGTGCAGCTTGCTGGCCTTCAACCAGTTTTGTTTCTGGGCAAAGTGGTAAACCCCAATCGGTAAGTTTAGCAAGCTGTTGATAGTGATCTTCTGGTAACTGCCCATCTGCAACAAGCCCTGTGCTGTAAGCATAAAACATCAGTGGACGTTTTGCTGTTACTTTAGAGTCAAGCTGACGTAAGCTACCGGCTGCAGCATTACGCGGGTTAACAAAGACTTTGTCACCACGTTTTTCGGCTTCACTGTTTAGTTTGGCAAAACCAGCGCTGTCCATAAATACTTCACCGCGCACTTCAAGCTCTGCTGGGAAGTCATCGCCACGTAACTTAAGCGGCACATTACGAATTGTTTTCACGTTTTGGGTGATGTTTTCACCTACCATGCCATCGCCACGGGTAGCTGCTTGAACTAAAACACCATCACGATAAATAATCGATACCGCTAAACCATCAAGCTTTGGTTCACAACAAAAAGTCAGCTCCTTGTTATCCATTACTCGCTCTTTGATACGGCGGTTAAAGGCAGCAAATTCCTCTTCTGAAAAGGCATTATCAAGTGACAACATCGGCACTTGGTGAGTAACTTGCTCAAACTTATCAAGTGCAGCGCCACCGACTTTTTGGCTTGGTGAGTCAGGGCTTTGAAACTCAGGATTAGCTTCTTCAAGGGCGCTTAATTCGCGCATTAAACGGTCATATTCAGCATCAGGAATGCTTGGAGCATCCAGCACATAGTAATTATGGTTATGCTCTTCTAACTGGGCACGAAGTTGGCTAATTTGCTCAAAGATAGGGCTGGACATGAAAACCTCAAAAATCTACATAAAAAAGCCACTTAGACGACTTAACGCCAAGTGGCCAAACACTTATCATTTATACAAACGAACGTTTAAGCTGAAAAGCTGCGAACTTTCTCAACATACTCACGAACGCTTTCAACCGTCATTTCTTCACGGTTGCTATCTAAAATCGTTGCACCAAATTCATCGGCTAGCTTTTTAGCTGCACTGTGCAACATGTTGAATGCACTTAGACCGTCGCCATCACATGGTAAGGTCATAAATAAGCTAACACCTGCCGTGCTAAACTGTTCCATATTATCAATATCGAACGTGCCTGGATTGTACATATTCACTAAACGGAATAACACCGGGCCTGTACCTGCTGGGTCTAAGTGACGGTTAAAGAAACCTTCTTCAGAATACTTAAAGCCTAACATATTAACGGCTGGCAATAATTGGCTGCCATCCATTGTTAAACCTTCTGGCATTTGTAAATGCACAATAATGAAATCGGTTGGAGCTTGTGCATCAGCAGGCTCTTCTTCTGCTTCTTGTTGCTGAGTTTCTGCTTCTGGCTCTTCAACAACCTGTTCTGAAACAGCTGGTTCATCATTACTTTCTGCTGAAAAGCTTAAATCACCAAACTCTGGCTCATCACGCTCTTGCGGTTTTGCAGTTGCAGGCTCTTGAACCTCACTGGTTGTTTCGTTCGGTTCAACCCGTTCAACTGAAGGCGTATCTGGGCTGTCCTTTTTACGCACCGACCATAAGCCGTGAATTAATAAACCACCAATGACAAATACACTGATTACGATTAAAGCCCATCTTAATTCTTCGGCCATCCCCTCACCTTTATTATTTGATATGCCTAAATTTTATGCATGTGCCATTTGCACAGCTTGTTCTATATCTACAGCGACCATACGTGATACACCTGGTTCCGCCATAGTTACACCGGTCAATCTGCCTGCCATTTCCATGGCAATCTTGTTATGACTGATATAAATAAATTGTACTGATTGTGACATCTCTTCTACCAAACGGCAAAAACGACCCACATTCGCATCATCCAATGGCGCATCCACTTCATCTAGCATACAGAATGGAGCTGGATTGAGCCTGAATATTGAAAACACCAATGATAATGCGGTCAGCGCTTTTTCTCCACCACTAAGCAGGTGAATTGTCGAATTTTTCTTGCCTGGTGGCCTTGCCATGATGCTCACCCCACTTTCTAGTAGATCATCACTGGTCAATTCAAGGTAAGCACTACCGCCACCAAACACTTTTGGGAATAACTCCCCAAAGTCTGTATTTACTTGTTCAAAGGTCGCCTTGAAACGGTTTTTTGTTTCACGGTCGATTTTTTGAATCGCCCCTTCAAGGGTATTTAATGCTTGTGTTAAGTCATCAAGCTGCTGATTTAAATAATCGCTGCGCTGTTTAGCCTGCTCAAACTCATCTATTGCCGCTAAGTTCACCGCGCCAAGTTCATTTAAAGCTTGCGTGGTTTTTGTAAGCAAAGTTTGCATGCTATTTAAATTGGCATTGTCAGGCAGTTCTTCAAGTACTGTTTTTAAATTTTGTTCCAGTTCTTCAAGTGGCTCTAACGCAGCTTGCGCCTTAACGATTAAACTTTGCTCATCCAGTGCCAATGCTTGCAATTGCTCTTGTAACGTCACCAACTCAGATTGCGATGATTTCAACGCTGTTTGCTTATCAGCAAGCTCCTTTTTAGCTTGACTCAAGGCCGCATGCAAGTTTTTCAGCTCAACGTCACTTTGTTGATGCTTTTCAAGCAATAGCATAATCTGCTCTGCTACTTCTTCAAGCGGGATCACTAACTCTTCTAGTTGCTCGTTGAGCTCTAATACTGCTTCACTGGCAGCACTTTGGGCAGCATTAGCATGCTGTAGTTTAGTTTCGCTAAGTTGACACTCACTGCGAGCTTTTTGTTCAGCCAAATTAGCTTGATGTGCTTGCGTTTTATATTGCTCAAGCTGAGAAGCCACTTGGCGATAGTTGTTATTTGCCTCAGCTTGTTGATGTTTTGCTTGCTCTAACTCAGTTTCAAGTTCTAATTGCTGCTCTAACAGTTGTTCTAGTAAACACTGCTGAGTTTGTTGCTGTTGGTCGGCATTTTGCTTTTGCTCAGCGAGTAACGTTTGACGTTGTTGTAACTTAACAAGCTGGTTTTGCCACTGCGTTTGCTGCTCTAATAGCATATCGCGTCGAGTGCTAGCCGATGCAATCTGCTGAGCCGCTTGGTGAATTCGTTCTCTGTATTGCTCTTTGTCGGCGATGAGCGTTTTCTTGTGAGCTAGATGCTCATTTAGCAATTGTTGCTTGGTTTCTAATTGCTCGTTGAGCTCTTCATCTAACTGCTGTGCATCACTTAGCTGAGCATGCTTTAAAAGCAAAGAATTGTCGGCGTCTTTATTAGCATCGGTATGAAAGTTACGACCATGCATACAGCCCTCTTCATCAATCACTGCCAGCCAATATGGATCCGCTAAAATAGCGTCATCAAAACTAGGTTGAAAAGCAAACCGTGTTAATAAATCAGGGTAAGCACCCGATTCGATATAATTGGCTAATGACTCTTTTGGTAACTCAGCATTATTAGTTACAGGCCAAACACTGTTAGGCTCTTTATGTTGACTGACCTTTAGATGCTCAAGGCCAAGTAGGGCTTGTTCAATTAGCGGCTCAAAGCCAGAAGCCACCTTTAACTGCGCTAATAAAGAGACACTGTCGCTGTCGGTTTGCTCTGATAACACAGAATTAAGCGCCGCTATGCTGGCTCTGTTTTCATTACTGTGCTGCTGAACCCGCTTTAAATCCTGCTCTAATTGCTGCTGCTCTTTATCCGCTTGTTCTAGATTTTGAGTGAGCTTATTCAGCGCACTTTGTTGCTGCGCAAGCTCTTTCGTCAGTGATTGAATATGCTGTTGTTGCTCAGCAATTTGCGCTGCAACTGGAGTCGCTTCAAGTTCACTAATTTCAGCGGCAAGTTGTGTCTGCTGAGTTTCAAGTTGCGCAACAGTCTGGGCAAAGTGAGCCTGTTGATTCTTTGC
Above is a window of Pseudoalteromonas shioyasakiensis DNA encoding:
- a CDS encoding chromosome segregation SMC family protein is translated as MRLSTIKLAGFKSFVEPTKIPFPDQMTCVVGPNGCGKSNVIDAVRWVLGESSAKNLRGDAMTDVIFNGSTNRKPISQASVELVFDNTSGHLPNTFADRNQVAIKRLVTRDGQSIYFLNGSKCRKRDITDIFLGTGLGPRSYAIIEQGMISRLIESKPADLRVFLEEAAGVSKYKERRRETQTRIKSTRENLERLLDVRQELQTQLDKLAVQSVDAKKYRELKATERTLKGQIAVLKWQKLHQQQIDKAEQINKLKEQIQFFKEAHSGHDDVLASLENQVQLEQQKLQDAQQAQHQTHTDLTRKEQQQISLKQQQQTLSQNLIKQQQLQLQNKELQEEQHASAAILQEQLQEAIEQSLLCAEQVAEVEEQVAQQQQQTQSANEQYQSTLQKSQAHSSDINVAKNQQAHFAQTVAQLETQQTQLAAEISELEATPVAAQIAEQQQHIQSLTKELAQQQSALNKLTQNLEQADKEQQQLEQDLKRVQQHSNENRASIAALNSVLSEQTDSDSVSLLAQLKVASGFEPLIEQALLGLEHLKVSQHKEPNSVWPVTNNAELPKESLANYIESGAYPDLLTRFAFQPSFDDAILADPYWLAVIDEEGCMHGRNFHTDANKDADNSLLLKHAQLSDAQQLDEELNEQLETKQQLLNEHLAHKKTLIADKEQYRERIHQAAQQIASASTRRDMLLEQQTQWQNQLVKLQQRQTLLAEQKQNADQQQQTQQCLLEQLLEQQLELETELEQAKHQQAEANNNYRQVASQLEQYKTQAHQANLAEQKARSECQLSETKLQHANAAQSAASEAVLELNEQLEELVIPLEEVAEQIMLLLEKHQQSDVELKNLHAALSQAKKELADKQTALKSSQSELVTLQEQLQALALDEQSLIVKAQAALEPLEELEQNLKTVLEELPDNANLNSMQTLLTKTTQALNELGAVNLAAIDEFEQAKQRSDYLNQQLDDLTQALNTLEGAIQKIDRETKNRFKATFEQVNTDFGELFPKVFGGGSAYLELTSDDLLESGVSIMARPPGKKNSTIHLLSGGEKALTALSLVFSIFRLNPAPFCMLDEVDAPLDDANVGRFCRLVEEMSQSVQFIYISHNKIAMEMAGRLTGVTMAEPGVSRMVAVDIEQAVQMAHA
- a CDS encoding DUF2919 domain-containing protein, giving the protein MNRYGPEYWDKHGAYRTPVAFHLTLLVLLRSYFIWIMAALSRRPDLDIMSLFFKSKSDFFTAIAIAAIALLPAVIFCLRRPQENAESAKRLASIWRFMRWPLILCAITDLSWLTYQAAHSHYQFSFFLACQMVLVLWVLLYLLKSRYLTVFFNDWPDPIEKK
- the ligA gene encoding NAD-dependent DNA ligase LigA, which translates into the protein MSSPIFEQISQLRAQLEEHNHNYYVLDAPSIPDAEYDRLMRELSALEEANPEFQSPDSPSQKVGGAALDKFEQVTHQVPMLSLDNAFSEEEFAAFNRRIKERVMDNKELTFCCEPKLDGLAVSIIYRDGVLVQAATRGDGMVGENITQNVKTIRNVPLKLRGDDFPAELEVRGEVFMDSAGFAKLNSEAEKRGDKVFVNPRNAAAGSLRQLDSKVTAKRPLMFYAYSTGLVADGQLPEDHYQQLAKLTDWGLPLCPETKLVEGQQAALDYYQDILTRRSSLAYEIDGVVIKVNDKKLQERLGFVARAPRWAIAFKFPAQEEITQLLDVEFQVGRTGAITPVARLEPVFVGGVTVSNATLHNGDEIARLGVKIGDTVIIRRAGDVIPQITQVVLERRPDDAKDIEFPATCPICDSHVERIEGEAVARCTGGLVCQAQRKQAIKHFASRKALDVDGLGDKIVDQLVDRELIKTPADLFILKQGHFESLERMGPKSAKNLVNALQDAKQTTLAKFLYSLGIREVGEATAQNLANHFLTLEKITQASVDALTEVSDVGEIVAKHVRGFFSEEHNMAVVNALVEQGIHWPELAAPSADAQPLAGLTYVLTGTLSELNRNDAKARLQALGAKVSGSVSAKTDALIAGEKAGSKLTKAQDLGIDVLTEADLIALLSEHNG
- a CDS encoding ATP-binding protein, which encodes MRISIAHKILMIIGFTITLILGASTSLHVMELKEQTLLNMSEKADAIVSPMLSEINSLTKDNTVGSWVLKIQGITLKNILKNNTFDDLKTIYFIDQNNFIAAHPDNSKVDTLETNQVLLKQLNPKQNAIVAMDQQYAVAVPISNFQGENIGYVIVSFSDKDLALKTKSIISNAVSLFAIYLLTALIIAYIIIRRIILQPIDQLVEFSHAVTTGDLNCPINIKSQDEIGTLASGFKMMRAAVRQQINSMHEQHSLLEDTVAKRTQEYLDAKEQAEQSNQAKSRFLANMSHELRTPLNAVLGFSQLLQDSETDKNKRRYLEAISISGNSLLNVLNDILDLSKIDAGKMQLDIERVEIPKMCHELNMMFLQLSAQKDLDLQISSHPELTTPVLLDSNKVRQVLTNLISNAIKFTAQGSVKVYFDFKVHDDNSNIDINIHVTDTGKGIPKDQQDLIFNDFEQVQGQRSSEFGGTGLGLAISLRFIKLMGGELSVISDKDKGSEFIVSLPNVELAESKNEVEHRNYPAISSYHFNPARILIVDDIPYNRDYLESFLSRWSFTVDTAINGEDALKKIEQHQPDLIIMDLKMPVMGGLEASQLIRSDDRFKHIPIIAVTASVLKDDKAQSSILTDYIISKPIHREHLIFIIAQYLD
- a CDS encoding extracellular solute-binding protein, which gives rise to MASSFFNFKKPLLSVALLFFCQYSFASATLQHWQQASINWQSEAGSHINILADEQPAFMALKPYIPLFEQLTGISVGFHALEQSQMRVRRHQDLTEASGLYDVLPMGITFLGEAKSQGWIEPLQPYIDNPKLTDKTWYQLEDISERSLALCKIDNTLYSLPFDFSAPIYFYRKDLFERFNLAVPDTYEQLQATKVKLQREIDRTPSLNGMHAFASRTLPGAGLNTWTVLPVMRAYGAEVIDAQGQSVFNSPETAQSLQVYRDLVTGFGNPDNSRLLHFYEIRRLFKEGRLASAFLASHFYNEIDTAEESDIWNKWEAAPLPTGPIARETSPWAWAFAINSKSTNKDAAWLFIQWATSEQTAALLSTGGSLPRQKVWHEKLFTLVNKPGFNKAMLWVFEHATPDRLQAGMVEFPVIGEIISQTFSQIFYGADIKQSIKSTDEKINANMQALKARSNIEQ
- a CDS encoding DUF3392 family protein is translated as MDSLLQALSSVALTIGSWLQPHLYNISLLLVVCFISLYANDIIKVTKRFVARRHFIIRVLCFVLVTGFGMGLLVVFVTPFLSKLLMLLGVKWLALTLTAAFLALGIIADKKNQI
- the zipA gene encoding cell division protein ZipA, translating into MAEELRWALIVISVFVIGGLLIHGLWSVRKKDSPDTPSVERVEPNETTSEVQEPATAKPQERDEPEFGDLSFSAESNDEPAVSEQVVEEPEAETQQQEAEEEPADAQAPTDFIIVHLQMPEGLTMDGSQLLPAVNMLGFKYSEEGFFNRHLDPAGTGPVLFRLVNMYNPGTFDIDNMEQFSTAGVSLFMTLPCDGDGLSAFNMLHSAAKKLADEFGATILDSNREEMTVESVREYVEKVRSFSA